A single region of the Bacteroides luhongzhouii genome encodes:
- a CDS encoding sugar O-acetyltransferase encodes MRTEKEKMLAGEVYDCADNELLTRWHKAKQLQQEYNNTLTTDAGKISDLLDELIGSRGDNVWISAPFFVDYGENIYIGKNVEINMNCVFLDCNKIVIGDNSGIGPGVHIYTVFHSTKASERTSENSTFWKSQTAPVIIGNNVWIGGGCIILPGVTIGDNTTIGAGSVVTKSIPANVLAVGNPCRILKQIED; translated from the coding sequence ATGAGAACAGAAAAAGAAAAAATGTTGGCGGGAGAAGTTTATGATTGTGCTGATAATGAGTTATTGACCAGATGGCATAAAGCAAAGCAGCTTCAACAGGAGTATAATAATACTCTCACTACTGATGCAGGTAAAATTTCTGATTTATTAGATGAATTAATCGGTTCAAGGGGGGATAATGTCTGGATTAGTGCTCCTTTCTTTGTGGACTATGGTGAGAATATTTATATCGGGAAGAATGTAGAGATTAATATGAATTGCGTTTTTCTTGATTGTAACAAGATTGTTATCGGTGATAATTCGGGGATTGGGCCGGGAGTACATATTTATACTGTTTTTCATTCTACAAAGGCATCGGAAAGAACCTCTGAAAACAGTACTTTTTGGAAGTCACAGACAGCTCCGGTGATTATTGGTAATAATGTGTGGATTGGTGGAGGATGCATTATTCTTCCGGGAGTAACTATTGGCGATAATACAACTATTGGGGCAGGGAGCGTTGTCACAAAGTCTATTCCGGCCAATGTGCTGGCGGTTGGCAATCCGTGTAGAATCCTTAAACAGATAGAGGATTGA
- a CDS encoding MalY/PatB family protein, giving the protein MKYNFDEIIPRRGTNSYKWDSAEDADVLPMWVADMDFRTAPPVVEALKKRVEHGIFGYVRVPDAYYEAVVNWFARRHAWQMEKEWIIYTTGVVPAISAVIKALTLPGDKVMVQTPVYNCFFSSIRNNGCEMIANPLVYRNRGYQIDFDDLERKASDPKVKLLLLCNPHNPAGRVWSKQELRRIGEICLRNNVFVVADEIHCELVFLGHEYTPFASISEEFLLNSVTFVSPSKAFNLAGLQIANIISADADVRRRIDKAININEVCDVNPFGVEALIAAYNEGEEWLEELKIYLFTNYIYLKGYFETYLPEFPVMMLEGTYLVWVDCSVLHQVSEEIVKDLLKKEKLWVNEGSLYGEAGEEFIRINIACPRQRLIDGLSRLKRALK; this is encoded by the coding sequence ATGAAGTATAATTTCGATGAAATTATTCCACGCAGAGGAACGAATTCTTATAAATGGGATTCGGCTGAAGATGCGGATGTATTGCCGATGTGGGTAGCTGATATGGATTTCCGTACGGCTCCCCCTGTCGTGGAGGCACTGAAGAAACGGGTGGAACATGGAATTTTCGGTTATGTACGTGTACCTGATGCATACTACGAGGCAGTTGTAAATTGGTTTGCTCGGCGGCATGCCTGGCAGATGGAAAAAGAATGGATTATTTACACCACCGGTGTTGTGCCGGCAATATCTGCTGTAATTAAAGCATTAACGCTGCCCGGAGATAAAGTAATGGTGCAGACACCTGTATATAACTGTTTTTTCTCCTCTATCCGTAATAACGGATGCGAGATGATTGCCAATCCTTTGGTATATAGAAACAGGGGCTATCAGATTGACTTTGATGATTTGGAGAGGAAAGCTTCAGACCCGAAGGTAAAACTTCTGTTGTTATGTAATCCGCACAATCCTGCCGGAAGAGTGTGGAGCAAGCAAGAGTTAAGGCGGATAGGTGAGATTTGTCTTCGAAATAATGTATTTGTGGTTGCGGATGAGATTCATTGTGAATTGGTATTTCTGGGGCATGAATATACTCCTTTTGCTTCTATATCAGAAGAATTCCTACTGAACTCGGTCACTTTTGTTTCGCCTAGCAAAGCCTTTAATTTGGCAGGACTTCAGATAGCCAATATCATTTCCGCAGATGCAGATGTACGGAGGCGGATAGATAAAGCAATTAATATAAATGAAGTCTGTGATGTGAATCCTTTTGGAGTGGAGGCGTTGATAGCTGCTTATAATGAGGGTGAAGAATGGCTGGAAGAACTTAAAATCTATTTGTTTACGAATTACATCTATTTAAAAGGTTATTTCGAGACCTATCTTCCGGAGTTTCCTGTAATGATGTTGGAAGGTACGTATTTAGTTTGGGTAGATTGTTCGGTTCTGCATCAGGTGTCAGAGGAAATAGTCAAAGACTTGTTGAAGAAAGAAAAACTTTGGGTGAACGAAGGCAGCCTGTATGGAGAGGCTGGTGAAGAATTTATCCGCATCAATATTGCCTGTCCGAGACAGCGGTTGATAGATGGATTAAGCAGATTGAAGCGGGCTTTGAAATAA
- a CDS encoding DUF3737 family protein: MEQIRNKEYGGERPLFATHDLQLEDVTIHAGESALKECSNIIAINCRFEGKYPFWHTNGFIVKNCLFTEGARAALWYSQSLQMADTLVEAPKMFREMDGIKLENVQLPNALETFWYCRNIELKNVQIDKADYLFIHSENIKIQNYAQNGNYSFQYCKNVEIRNAVINSKDAFWNTENVTVYDSELNGEYLGWHSKNLRLVNCRVSGTQPLCYAHDLVMENCTMAEDADLAFEHSSVKATIKSPVHSVKNPRTGSIVAESFGAIILDENLKSPGNCELKLWDDLTCFN; the protein is encoded by the coding sequence ATGGAACAAATAAGAAATAAAGAATATGGAGGCGAACGTCCTCTGTTCGCGACCCACGACCTTCAACTGGAAGATGTAACAATTCACGCCGGTGAATCTGCATTGAAAGAATGTAGTAATATTATAGCAATCAACTGTCGCTTTGAAGGAAAATATCCTTTTTGGCATACCAACGGATTCATTGTGAAAAACTGTCTCTTTACAGAGGGAGCCCGTGCTGCTCTATGGTACTCTCAAAGTCTGCAAATGGCAGATACCTTGGTAGAAGCACCGAAGATGTTTCGTGAAATGGACGGAATAAAACTCGAAAACGTGCAGTTGCCTAATGCTTTGGAAACGTTTTGGTATTGCCGTAATATAGAGCTGAAGAACGTACAGATTGATAAAGCGGATTACCTTTTTATACACAGTGAGAATATTAAGATACAAAACTATGCCCAAAACGGGAACTATTCGTTCCAATATTGCAAGAATGTAGAAATCCGTAATGCAGTTATCAACTCCAAAGATGCTTTCTGGAATACGGAAAATGTAACAGTCTATGATTCCGAGCTGAACGGAGAATATCTGGGCTGGCATTCTAAAAACTTACGTTTGGTAAATTGCAGGGTTTCGGGGACTCAACCGCTTTGCTACGCACATGATTTGGTGATGGAAAATTGTACGATGGCAGAGGATGCTGACCTTGCTTTTGAACACAGTAGTGTGAAGGCAACGATTAAAAGTCCCGTTCATAGCGTAAAAAATCCTCGTACGGGAAGTATTGTTGCCGAAAGTTTCGGAGCAATCATTTTGGACGAAAATCTTAAATCACCAGGAAATTGCGAATTGAAACTTTGGGACGATCTAACCTGTTTTAATTGA
- a CDS encoding cyclophilin-like fold protein, with the protein MRYYIIAILTMLTLSVGSASCSEDEPIQGAGQQVTPGNGSGSGDNGSNNNPDDNDDNNDDTPVSNNLKITIGPVSFNATLDNNETAKAFKRLLPMTVDMSELHGNEKYYYLSNGLPTASFNPGTIRTGDLMLYGSTCVVLFYETFPTSYTYTRLGHITNPSGLASVLGSGGVNVTFEITD; encoded by the coding sequence ATGAGATACTATATAATAGCAATTCTTACTATGCTGACATTATCGGTCGGTTCCGCATCATGTAGCGAAGATGAACCCATACAGGGAGCAGGTCAACAAGTGACTCCGGGTAATGGTTCGGGGTCCGGTGATAATGGCAGTAACAATAATCCCGATGATAATGACGACAATAACGATGATACCCCAGTGAGCAATAATCTTAAAATAACAATCGGACCTGTTTCATTCAATGCCACATTGGACAATAATGAGACAGCGAAAGCATTTAAGAGACTACTCCCTATGACAGTGGATATGTCCGAACTGCATGGTAATGAAAAATATTATTATCTGTCGAATGGTTTGCCGACAGCATCATTCAATCCTGGGACTATTCGGACGGGGGACTTGATGCTTTACGGTTCCACTTGTGTGGTACTTTTTTATGAAACCTTTCCCACCTCATATACTTATACCCGTTTAGGACACATAACAAATCCTTCAGGACTAGCCTCTGTCCTTGGTTCAGGAGGCGTAAATGTAACTTTTGAAATAACAGATTAA
- a CDS encoding alpha/beta hydrolase: MKRILLLTTVFMMMLGTSFSSAQTDADNFYKSDLVSVEKVSFFNQYKMKVAGNLFLPKNMKEGDKYPAIIVGHPMGAVKEQSANLYATKMAERGFVTLSIDLSFWGGSEGEPRNAVLPEVYAEDFSAAVDFLGTRPFVDRNLIGVIGICGSGSFAISAVKIDPRLKAIATISMYNMGTASRNGLKHSLTLEQRRQIMAEAAEQRYAEFLGGETKYTGGTVHQLTEKSSPIEREFYEFYRTQRGEFTPDGATPMTTTHPTLSSNVKFMNFYPFEDIETISPRPMLFITGENAHSREFSEDAYRLAAEPKELYIVPGVGHVDLYDRVSLIPFDKLESFFKEYLKK, translated from the coding sequence ATGAAACGGATTTTATTATTAACAACTGTGTTTATGATGATGCTTGGAACTAGTTTTTCTTCTGCACAGACGGATGCAGATAACTTTTATAAAAGTGATTTGGTAAGTGTGGAGAAAGTCTCTTTTTTCAACCAGTATAAAATGAAGGTAGCCGGAAATTTGTTTCTGCCTAAGAATATGAAAGAAGGAGACAAATATCCTGCAATCATTGTCGGACATCCCATGGGAGCCGTCAAGGAACAGAGCGCAAATCTTTATGCAACGAAAATGGCTGAAAGGGGGTTTGTAACACTCTCCATAGACCTGTCTTTTTGGGGTGGGAGTGAAGGCGAGCCGCGCAATGCTGTTTTGCCGGAAGTTTATGCGGAAGACTTTAGTGCCGCAGTTGATTTTTTAGGTACCCGTCCGTTTGTTGACCGGAATCTGATTGGAGTGATCGGAATTTGTGGCAGTGGAAGTTTTGCTATCAGTGCAGTGAAAATAGATCCTCGCCTTAAGGCCATTGCGACAATCAGTATGTACAATATGGGTACGGCTAGCCGTAACGGGCTAAAACACTCATTGACATTGGAACAGAGAAGGCAAATAATGGCTGAAGCGGCAGAACAGCGTTATGCTGAATTTTTAGGTGGAGAAACTAAATATACCGGTGGTACTGTACATCAACTGACAGAAAAGTCCAGTCCGATTGAACGGGAGTTCTATGAGTTCTACCGTACACAAAGAGGAGAATTTACCCCCGACGGAGCAACTCCTATGACCACCACTCATCCTACACTTTCAAGCAATGTGAAATTTATGAATTTCTATCCTTTCGAAGATATTGAGACTATTTCACCCCGCCCTATGCTTTTCATCACCGGTGAAAATGCCCACTCACGTGAATTTAGTGAAGACGCCTACCGATTGGCCGCCGAACCTAAAGAACTATATATAGTACCCGGTGTCGGGCACGTAGATCTTTACGATCGTGTGAGCCTTATTCCATTTGATAAACTGGAATCTTTCTTTAAGGAATATCTAAAGAAATAA
- a CDS encoding MFS transporter: protein MEQKNKLKLNSGGLLVFILTVGVFGIINTEMGVVGILPLIAITFNVSVPQAGWTVSVFALVVAASAPVTPLLFSGINRKKVMLLALGLFTISNVISMLTSNFTVLLIARILPAFLHPVYVSMAFTVAAASVSKEQAPKAVSKVFVGVSAGMVLGVPVTSFIASEVSFSMAMLFFTVVNALVFVATILFIPSMPVKEKVSYGAQLCVLKKTTMWHSIIAVTLINGAMFGFFSYMSDYLKKVTEVPYNVISAVLLVYGLANIVGNVIAGKQLSINARRSIIFMPFALLVSYICLFIVGEWIGAMVIVILILGVLAGIASNNMQYMITDAAPEAPDFANGMFLTSANLGTTIGTAICGAFITEMGTRYSVFGSLLFLIASIVFVYLRVRVAHIRKQVNVNVVTE, encoded by the coding sequence ATGGAACAAAAAAATAAATTAAAACTCAATTCGGGCGGTTTGCTCGTTTTTATCCTTACGGTCGGTGTATTTGGAATTATAAACACCGAAATGGGAGTAGTGGGGATCCTGCCCTTAATAGCCATTACTTTTAATGTTTCCGTACCCCAAGCCGGCTGGACGGTAAGTGTTTTCGCGTTGGTGGTGGCTGCGTCAGCCCCTGTGACTCCTTTATTATTTTCGGGGATCAATCGGAAGAAAGTAATGTTGCTGGCATTGGGATTGTTCACAATAAGTAATGTAATATCCATGCTCACCTCTAATTTCACAGTATTGTTGATTGCTCGGATACTTCCCGCTTTCCTGCATCCGGTATATGTCTCTATGGCTTTTACGGTAGCCGCGGCGTCTGTTAGCAAGGAACAGGCTCCCAAGGCTGTTTCTAAAGTCTTTGTCGGTGTGTCCGCCGGTATGGTGTTGGGCGTTCCGGTGACTAGTTTTATTGCCAGTGAAGTTTCGTTCTCCATGGCGATGTTGTTTTTCACTGTTGTAAACGCATTAGTCTTTGTTGCTACGATTTTGTTTATCCCTTCCATGCCTGTAAAAGAAAAAGTATCTTATGGTGCGCAGCTTTGCGTATTGAAAAAAACAACGATGTGGCATTCAATTATTGCTGTTACCTTGATTAATGGAGCTATGTTCGGATTCTTTAGCTATATGTCGGATTACCTGAAAAAAGTAACGGAGGTCCCATATAATGTGATAAGTGCAGTATTACTTGTATATGGTTTGGCAAATATTGTGGGTAATGTGATAGCGGGGAAGCAGCTGTCAATAAACGCCAGGCGTTCGATTATCTTCATGCCTTTTGCGCTATTGGTTTCATATATCTGTCTGTTCATCGTTGGAGAATGGATTGGAGCTATGGTGATTGTCATTCTTATTTTAGGCGTATTGGCGGGTATAGCAAGTAATAATATGCAATATATGATAACAGATGCCGCTCCCGAAGCTCCGGACTTTGCTAATGGAATGTTTCTGACTTCAGCCAATTTAGGAACAACGATTGGTACAGCTATATGCGGAGCTTTTATTACAGAGATGGGGACACGATATTCTGTTTTTGGATCGTTGCTTTTCCTGATTGCGAGTATTGTATTCGTTTATCTGCGGGTTCGCGTAGCGCATATCCGGAAGCAGGTTAATGTCAATGTTGTAACAGAATAA
- a CDS encoding 1-deoxy-D-xylulose-5-phosphate synthase, which yields MYLENIYSPADVKKLSVKELNELSDEIRVSLLQKLSEHGGHFGPNFGMVEATIALHYVFNSPKDKIVFDVSHQSYVHKMLTGRKNAFLHPEEYDLVSGYTEPQESEHDFFVIGHTSTSVSLACGLAKGRDLTGGNENIIAVIGDGSLSGGEAFEGLDYAAELGTNMIIIVNDNQMSIAENHGGLYRNLKELRDSNGQCECNFFKAMGLDYIYVNEGNDVQALIEAFSKVKDIQHPVVVHINTLKGKGYARAEQDKETYHWRTPFNLETGEAKVSYEEEDYSEVTAQYLLKKMKEDSRVVTITSGTPTVLGFTLDRRQEAGKQFVDVGIAEEHAVALASGIAANGGKPVYGVYSTFIQRSYDQLSQDLCINNNPAVLLVFWGTLSGMNDVTHLCFFDIPLISNIPNMVYLAPTCKEEYLAMLEWSIRQNEHPVAIRVPATDVITCGEPVETDYSVLNRYKVTHRGSKVAILALGSFYGLGQSVASLLKEKANIDATLINPRYITGVDNELMDELKADHELVITLEDGVLDGGFGEKIARYYGATNMKVLNFGAKKEFVDRYDIQEFLRANHLTDEQIVEDITAVIG from the coding sequence ATGTACTTAGAAAATATTTATTCTCCGGCAGATGTAAAGAAGCTGTCGGTAAAAGAGCTAAACGAGTTAAGTGATGAAATCCGTGTGTCACTCCTACAAAAGTTAAGCGAACATGGCGGGCATTTCGGGCCCAACTTCGGAATGGTGGAAGCAACGATTGCCTTGCACTATGTATTCAATTCTCCGAAAGATAAAATCGTATTCGATGTATCGCACCAAAGTTATGTACACAAGATGCTGACTGGCCGTAAAAACGCTTTTCTTCATCCGGAAGAATACGATCTCGTGTCCGGTTATACCGAACCACAAGAAAGCGAACACGACTTCTTTGTAATCGGTCATACTTCTACCTCTGTCAGTCTGGCCTGCGGATTGGCTAAAGGACGCGACCTTACAGGTGGCAATGAAAATATCATAGCTGTCATAGGCGACGGCTCCTTAAGCGGAGGGGAGGCTTTCGAAGGACTGGACTATGCTGCAGAACTTGGCACCAACATGATTATTATCGTCAATGATAATCAAATGTCTATCGCTGAAAATCATGGAGGTCTATACAGGAATCTGAAAGAATTGCGTGACAGTAACGGTCAGTGCGAATGTAACTTCTTCAAGGCGATGGGTCTGGATTATATATATGTAAATGAGGGTAACGACGTACAAGCATTGATTGAAGCATTCTCCAAAGTGAAAGATATTCAGCATCCGGTAGTAGTACACATCAATACTTTGAAAGGTAAAGGTTATGCACGTGCCGAACAAGATAAAGAGACTTACCACTGGCGCACTCCATTCAATCTGGAAACCGGAGAAGCAAAAGTCAGTTATGAGGAAGAAGATTACAGCGAAGTAACCGCTCAATATCTGCTGAAAAAGATGAAAGAAGATTCTCGTGTGGTGACAATCACTTCGGGCACTCCCACTGTATTGGGATTTACACTGGACCGTCGTCAAGAAGCAGGTAAGCAGTTTGTAGATGTCGGTATTGCAGAAGAACACGCAGTAGCTCTTGCTTCGGGTATCGCAGCCAATGGCGGAAAACCTGTTTACGGAGTGTATAGTACATTTATCCAACGTTCATACGATCAACTTTCGCAAGACCTCTGTATCAATAATAACCCGGCTGTTTTGTTGGTATTCTGGGGTACACTGTCCGGAATGAATGATGTAACTCACCTCTGCTTCTTCGATATTCCGCTCATCAGCAATATTCCTAATATGGTTTATCTGGCACCGACTTGCAAAGAGGAATATCTTGCTATGCTAGAATGGAGTATCCGCCAAAATGAACACCCGGTTGCAATCCGTGTACCGGCAACAGATGTAATTACTTGTGGGGAACCGGTGGAGACTGATTATAGTGTTCTCAATCGCTATAAAGTAACGCATCGTGGATCAAAAGTAGCCATTCTTGCTTTAGGTTCGTTCTATGGATTGGGACAGTCGGTTGCATCACTTCTGAAAGAAAAAGCCAATATTGACGCAACACTCATCAATCCGCGTTACATCACCGGTGTAGACAACGAACTGATGGATGAACTGAAAGCAGATCACGAATTAGTGATTACGTTGGAAGACGGTGTATTGGATGGCGGTTTCGGTGAAAAGATTGCCCGTTATTATGGTGCTACAAACATGAAAGTTCTGAACTTTGGAGCTAAAAAAGAATTTGTTGACCGATATGATATACAGGAGTTTCTCCGTGCCAATCATTTGACGGATGAACAAATTGTAGAAGATATCACAGCAGTGATCGGTTAA
- a CDS encoding helix-turn-helix domain-containing protein: MVKSRIFDNTQLLKEHPELPHYKEEVVCFRSEYKDRSYPANECYFNRELYMIFVLEGRSEILLNGEFIAIEPNMLLIHGANYLTEHLYSSRDIKFITLALSESMRTDDSYLTQITAILLATMRRNKQYTIQLTEYEAQIIHKELEVLMHLMNIEHHFLFRRIQAACNSLFLDIADFLSRKTVIKKEISRKDHVLQEFHALVTRNFREEHFVSFYADKLAISEQYLARIVRLGTGKTINSLINELLVMEARTLLSSTKFTVGEIAAKLGFSDAAGFCKFFKRNAGQTPLNYRKGLLI; encoded by the coding sequence ATGGTAAAATCTCGTATATTTGATAATACGCAACTATTGAAGGAGCATCCTGAACTTCCTCATTATAAAGAGGAGGTAGTCTGTTTCCGGAGTGAATATAAAGATAGAAGTTATCCGGCGAATGAATGTTATTTCAATCGGGAGCTTTATATGATATTCGTTCTTGAAGGTCGTTCGGAAATTCTACTGAATGGAGAGTTTATTGCGATAGAACCGAATATGTTACTTATTCACGGAGCGAATTATCTCACGGAACATCTTTATTCAAGCCGGGATATTAAATTTATCACTCTCGCCCTTTCCGAATCCATGCGGACGGACGATTCATATCTGACACAAATCACGGCAATCCTGTTGGCAACCATGAGGCGGAATAAGCAATATACGATTCAGTTGACGGAGTACGAAGCTCAAATCATCCATAAGGAGCTGGAAGTATTGATGCATCTAATGAATATTGAACATCATTTCCTTTTCCGGCGTATACAGGCAGCGTGCAATTCTCTGTTTTTGGATATAGCAGATTTTCTTTCCCGAAAGACCGTTATCAAAAAAGAGATCAGTCGTAAAGACCATGTTCTGCAAGAATTTCATGCACTCGTTACCCGTAATTTCAGGGAAGAACATTTCGTGAGCTTTTATGCGGATAAACTGGCTATTAGTGAACAGTACCTGGCACGTATTGTACGTCTTGGAACAGGTAAGACTATCAATAGCCTTATAAATGAATTGTTAGTAATGGAAGCGCGTACTTTATTGAGTTCTACCAAATTTACGGTTGGCGAGATTGCTGCTAAACTGGGGTTTAGTGATGCAGCCGGTTTTTGTAAGTTCTTTAAAAGAAATGCGGGACAGACTCCGTTGAATTATCGGAAAGGATTATTGATTTGA
- a CDS encoding YczE/YyaS/YitT family protein, giving the protein MEMKEIFKRYLVFVIGLYFLAAGIVLIIRSALGTTPISSINYVLSLNSPLSLGTCTFIINMVLILGQFWLIRKNRTRQDIIEIFLQLPFSFIFSAFIDFNMMVTSEIHPANYGMSIALLLTGCIVQSIGVVLELKPRVAMMSAEAFVKYASRHYNKEFGKFKVYFDITLVTMAVILSLLLTQGIQGVREGSLIAACITGYIVSFLNQKIMTRKTLHKLLPVWK; this is encoded by the coding sequence ATGGAAATGAAAGAGATTTTTAAGAGGTATTTAGTGTTTGTTATCGGACTCTATTTTTTAGCGGCAGGTATCGTATTGATTATACGCTCGGCATTAGGGACTACTCCCATATCGAGCATCAATTATGTATTAAGCCTGAATAGTCCTTTATCATTGGGTACTTGTACATTTATCATCAACATGGTGCTTATCCTGGGACAGTTCTGGTTAATCCGTAAGAACAGAACCCGGCAGGATATTATTGAAATTTTTCTTCAACTGCCGTTCTCTTTTATCTTCTCGGCATTCATTGATTTCAATATGATGGTGACAAGCGAAATACATCCCGCTAATTATGGTATGTCGATTGCTTTATTACTTACAGGATGCATAGTGCAGTCTATCGGAGTAGTACTTGAACTGAAACCAAGAGTAGCCATGATGAGCGCAGAAGCATTTGTGAAATATGCATCCCGCCATTATAACAAGGAATTTGGAAAGTTCAAAGTTTATTTCGATATTACTTTGGTTACAATGGCCGTAATTCTCTCCCTCTTACTGACACAAGGTATTCAAGGAGTACGTGAGGGGTCACTCATTGCAGCCTGCATAACCGGATATATCGTGAGTTTCCTGAATCAAAAGATAATGACGAGAAAGACCCTCCATAAATTATTACCAGTCTGGAAGTAA